The sequence CAACCAAGCTCGCATGAACACCCAAAAAGAGCTAGTAACCCCAGAGGACGAAAGCTACTTGCCCTATCCTGTCTTCATTTTGTTAGAAGAAGCTCATCGCTTTGCCCCTGCCCATGAGCCATCCCGTTGCAAACAAGTGTTACGGACGATTCTCAGTGAGGGGCGCAAGTTTGGGCTAGGGGTAGGGCTAATTACCCAGCGTCCCGGCAAGTTAGACTCAGACGTGTTGTCCCAATGTATGAGTCAGTTCATTATGCGGATTGTGAATCCTGTAGACCAGGACAGCCTTAAGTACGGTGTAGAGGCAGCAGGGCGCGACCTCTTGCGAGAGCTACCCGCCCTAACGAAAGGTCAACTCATTATTGCCGGAGCTTGTGTGAACACGCCAGTGTTATGCAAAGTGCGGACAAGGCTTACACGCCATGGGGGTGATACCTTAGATGCACCAATGCTTTGGCAGCAGTATTTTCAACCCCATCGTCAACAGCAGCGCCATGCTGAGGCGGCACCACTAGCAGCCAGGCAGCAACCGAAAACCTTCCGCGGAGTTAGTATTGAGTAAGCAATTGGGTAAAGTCTTATGAAAACAGCATATATTTGGATTGGTGGTGGTGTTGTGCTAGCGGTGATTGCAGGCGCTACGATCGCATCCTTGACGCGCAATCCATCTACGTCAGTTACGAATCCTAGTTCTCCGTCCCCAACAACTGAAGCTGTCTCGCCAACCGTTGTTGCTAATCCCACTGGGGATCCTAACGCTAATCCCACTGGGGATCCTAGCTCTGTAGCTTCACCAGTACCGTCACCAATCGAACAGACCTCTGACCCTACCTTAGGCAGTTCTCCGGTAGCGATCGCCCCCCAAACTACAGGCACTAGCAACCCCATTCAGATAGTATCTTGCAAGATTACAACCGTCACGGTATCTGACCCCGACCCACCCCTTAACCTGCGCTCTACCCCAGAAGTTAAGCCTGATAATATTGTGGGCAAGCTCAATAACGGCACAGTGTTGCAGGTTAAAACAGAGCGCGATGGCTGGTTTCAAGTATCGGTAGCAGAAGGTGGTGCTGCAACGGGGTGGGTATCAAAGCAGCGAACTGACCATAGCTGTAATCAAAAGGTTGCTAGCATTACTCTGAAACCGGGTAGTGTTCCTGTTGCCATTAGCGATCGGTTTGTGGGTAGTGGCACCCATGAATATCAACTGACTGCGAAGAAAGGCCAAACGATGGTATTGACGGTAAAGTCTGGCCCTGCTCCTTACCTGCTTGACCCTAATGGCAAGCTGATTGCTGGAGATGGTCAAGGTGGCGGCATTACTAGCAGTTGGTCGGGGGCACTGCCTGCTGATGGTCGATATACGATCGCCTTTGACTCCAACTTCCGGGGCTATGCTTATAGCATCTCCGTGCAACTGAAATAGGTAGCAGCATTTGCTAGCATCCTCATCCCAGCCTACACATCCCTATGCCATCTCTGGGTCAATTCCTTGGGCACGCAGCAGTTCAGCAAGACGATCAGCCCTTTGTCGTTCCTGCTCAGCCCTTTGTC is a genomic window of Cyanobacteriota bacterium containing:
- a CDS encoding SH3 domain-containing protein; translated protein: MKTAYIWIGGGVVLAVIAGATIASLTRNPSTSVTNPSSPSPTTEAVSPTVVANPTGDPNANPTGDPSSVASPVPSPIEQTSDPTLGSSPVAIAPQTTGTSNPIQIVSCKITTVTVSDPDPPLNLRSTPEVKPDNIVGKLNNGTVLQVKTERDGWFQVSVAEGGAATGWVSKQRTDHSCNQKVASITLKPGSVPVAISDRFVGSGTHEYQLTAKKGQTMVLTVKSGPAPYLLDPNGKLIAGDGQGGGITSSWSGALPADGRYTIAFDSNFRGYAYSISVQLK